In Cyanobacteriota bacterium, the sequence ATAGACTCGAATAGCCATTTTCAGAGTCTGAGGAGACTGATCGCCCTGCTCGATGCGATCGCGATAGATGTTCCCCAAGCTGCGGTAGGCGGCTGCTAGGTCAGCAGGAGGAGCTTTGCGCTTATGCAGTTGCTCTAAGTATCGTAGGGTTTGAAACGGTTGTCTATCCGCAGTCACTTGCTGCAACTGCGGAACATGGGTAGCTTGGGTTGATGAATCGTGAGGGGACTGCTGAGTAATCGGTTCAGCATCTTCATGAGCAATAGGCTGAGTATCTTGAGTATTTGTAGTGGAAGAATTTGCAGGTTCACTGTTTGACTGATCAGCTATCTGTTTGTCAGCCACCTCCGCCAGTGGCTTCTCTAGTACTGCTGTGTCGGTTCTAGTTTCAGTCAGCCGTATGCCCTTGTCATTGTTTGCGCTGTGGCTTACGCTGTAGGCTTCACTATTGGTTCCATGTTGGGCATAGTGCACTCTGATAGGGTTGCCATTGGTGGGTTTGAAGCTGGCCTTAGCCACGACAGGCACCATGTTTTGAGACGAGAATTCGCGATGGACTTGTGAATGTGTGGTTGCACTGGTACTGGTGTCATCAATACTATGCTCACCGTCAACATTAGCCCTGCGGCTGGTGCCATTCTGCGGGCTAGGGCTGTGATTGCTGTTGGTGCTCTTCATTGGAGTTGCTGAAGCAGCAGCGTCAGTATTGCTGGGACGTGATGGCTCGATCGCAGATTGGCTAGAACTAGTACCAGGGGGTTTGGCTTCAGGTCGTGAAGGCTTTTCACTGTTATCGTTTGGGGTGTTGCTACTCTCAGCCACGGCTAGCTCTAGCTGGTGCAGTTGTGAGTCTGGAACAGACTGCAAATTGCTAGAGTTTGAGGTAGGGTTACCCTGGTCAGATGCGTGCTCTAGCTGTGCTAAATCTTCTGTCAGCAAGTCCCACAGCCGTTGATTGTGGGCAGCAATGGAAGTCACCGAGTTGGGGATGGTACTGGGACGATTGTAGCTGTGCTCGTGAGCCGGAGAGGCGATCGGTGGCTGAGAGCCATGATTGTCATCCGTAGGGGTGGGTTCACCGGCAAACTCAAAGCTGCCTGTATGCCAATGCCAGAATTCTGGGGCTGATTGCTGAATTGAGTAAAACCATGGACGCGGCATCCACAGCACCATGGACGATTCCAGATGAGCAAGGCTGTGCTCAATGCCCTGAAGGTAGCTGAGGAATAATCGCTGAACCGCAGCAGCTTGTCGAGTTAGGCGCTCGATACCCAGAATCTGGAAGCCTGGTGCAGCTAATGTCTGGCCATCTACAACAGGCTGAGGATGCTGTGCCAACCATTGAGCAATCTGCGCCATGGGGTTTGGGTCGTTTAAGTTCAGATTGAGGCTTACCAGTCGGGGATAGTTACGCAGGGTAGGCACTAGATCTGTATCGGCGATCGCTAGTTCTGGTGCTCGAGTTAGGTAGGCCAACTCGGTGTGTAACTGAGATGCCAACTGATCACGCAAGGCAAGGTCGTCACATACTGCGATAAAGATCTGCCGACGCAGACCCAGGCTAAGTGCTAGCTTAAGTCGTTGATAGGTGTGCCAGTTCCAACTTAAGGAGGTTTGAGAAGACGAGTAGTTCATGGTTGCACCGTGGACAGATTTGGCGATCGCCAAACTCTATGTGGCTGATAGCTCACTATTCCACTTGTGCTCTTACCAGTCAGGACACTTCAAGTACACAGATGGGAGTTATGAGAGTCGCCAGTCTGAGGTTATTGAAACATCGTCTCATCTTTATTTCATATCTCGCTCCTAGCGTCTATGGCCAAGCGGGTGCGAAGAAACTCAATGAGTATCTGCACCGCTGCCGATAAATGGCGTTGCACGGGGTAAATCAGCAGAATTAATAATTCAGGTGGATGATAGTCAGGCAACGTGATCTGAAGTAGCCCTTGCTGGAGTGCTGGCTCGATAATGAACCGGGGCAAGAGGGTAATTCCTAGGCTACGGATGGCTGCATCACGCAACACTTCACCATTGTTGGAGCAGAGTCTGCCTTGAACGGTGACAGTATGGTCGCCATCTGGCCCAGTAAGTACCCAACGATCGTCAGCAGCAAGCTGGCCGTAGTGCAGACATGAGTGGTGACGTAGCTCTAGGGGATGGGTTGGCTCTCCGTGAGTTGCCAAATAGGTAGGCGATGCACAGAGCACCCGTGGAGCAGGAACTAGGGGTTGCACAATCAGGCTGGCGCTAGAAGGTGGCTGGGCAATACGGACGGTAATATCAAAGCCTTCGTCGATCGGGTCAACGATGCGATCGTTGAGTGTAAGCTGCACTTGGATATCGGGATATTGCACCAAAAAGTCTGCCAAGGTTGGCGATAGATACATTGTCCCAAAGGACATGGGGGCGTTTATCCGCAATCTTCCCCGTGGTTGTTTGTGCAGTTGGGTGACGGCTCGCTCTGCCTCTTCCAGACTAGTCAAGATGTCTATGCATCGATCGTAAAAAGCTAAACCAGTCTCCGTTGGGGTCACAACTCTAGTGCTGCGATGCAGTAACTGCACGCCCAAATCATGCTCTAGGGCAAGAATTAGCTTACTCACAGCCGATCGTGACAGGCCCATGTGTCGAGCGGCAGCGGCGAACCCGCCATGTTTGACCACTTGACTAAAGGCTAGCAGGCGATCGAACTTGTCCATGCCACCACGAGTTGAGTGTACAGATTGCCCTTGGTCACTATAGCTTGCTGGTCAACTGGTATTGCCAATAACGCAGCGTGGGATGATCAGGTGTGACATTCTGCCACATTTTTACCCAAGCAGTTGCCCCGTCTAATTCTCCCTTGGCGTGTAGGATGGTGATCTGAGCATCACACAGGGCAGAATACTCAGCGACATGAAACTTGCTGTAGGAAAACAATGGCTGAAGGAGTTCATTGGCTCGGTCAAATTCCCCAGCATGGGCATAGAATTTTGCTAGGGCTGTGCGTCCTAAAACATAGTCAGGAAAACGCTCGTGAATCTCGTGGATCAGTGCCTCAGCTTCTTCTGTGCGGTCTTGGATGGTGTATGCCACCGCTAAATTATTGTATAGGCTAGGGGCATCAGGTTCTAGGTCTAGGGCTTCCTTTAACAGTTTTTCAGCCTCGACCCCCTTCTGTTGGCGCAGCAAGGTCAACGATCGCTCCAACAACTTTTGGGCTTTTGGTGAGAGTTGATTTTGAGGTTCATTGGTAATTTCAAAGCTCATTAGATAGATGTCTCGCCATTCACCTTGGAGCCACATACGCACCCGCCCTGGCGGAATTAAGCCTGCCTCTTGAGCAACGATCGCCGCTGAGTGACGACTCTCATCGCTGCCCCACTGACTAAAGGCAAACTCTCGCAGCAGGGCTAATAGCTCTGGCGATCGTGACGCTTTTGCTAGGTAAATCACTGCTTCCCGGCTAAGCTTGTCTCCTCGTTCTAGCAGGGTGGGTGCCATCCGCTGAAATTCCGGGTGGTCTTGCAAAAATGCTTGCGCTATGGCAACTGTTTCTTCTTGCGTGCGATCGTCATTGGCAGTAATCTTGGCAGCTAAGTTTTCCCAGATGCAGCTAAGCAGCCATTCCATTAAACGAAATGCGTAGGGAGCATGGCGTTGGCCGATGGGTTTGCTTAGGTCATCTAAATTTTCTTGGGCAATTTCTAAGTAGGGAGTCAGTTTCACAGCCTGTTGCCAGTAGCGCCTAGCATCGTCATGGTGTCCCAATCGCAGGGCGGCTGCCCCAGCAAAATGGCTGAGCAAACCATTTTGAAATCCTGATTTGGCGGCTATTTCTGCTACGTTCAACACATCTTGGTCAAGACCGAGATAGCTAAGAGCCTCGGCCTGCTTGATGAAGTTCACTGCACGGCTAGTATCTACTGCCTTGAGTCGATCAACATAGGTCATGGCTTCATCTGTGCGGCCAGCAAAGTGCAAATAGCGAATCAGGTTGGATAGGGCATGGGCATTGTGGGGGTCGATCGTCAACGTCCGTTCTGCGGTAGCGATCGCTGCTGAGACATCCCCCCGCAGGTATTGCATCATGCTCAGGTTGTTTAAAGCTGGCACAAAATCAGGCTTACGGGCTAGCAATTCATCTGCTACCCGCAGGGCTGCATCAATATTCCCTTGCTCCATCTTCACCTGCATTTGTTCGTGCAGAGCTGCCAACTCTTGTGCGTCTTCTCCCGACAGGCCAATCTCTTGCAGTAATTCTGTAGACTTTGCCTGCAATTCCTTCAACGTCCGCTGAATGTCCTCTGCTCGTCCCAAATCAGGCGAGGTTGCTAACAACCGGTGGCATGTCTGAATCGCTAGCATTGGCCGCACTGTTTGCAAATAGGCTGCTAACAATCCCATCAAGTGGTCAGGTGTGGGGTCTAGCTCTACCAGGTGTTCACAAGCACGCTCATACCCAGTTGCATCTTGCAGTTCGCGGCTAACATCGGCAAGTTCTTGCCATAGGTCAATGCGCTGTGGAGACTGTTTGACCAAATAGTCTAAAACCTGCTGAGCATCGCGAAACCGTCCTCTCGCTGCTAATGCTTTTGCATCTCGAATCGTGGGATGATTGGCTTGAGTGTGTGATGATGACCAGAATCCTCTTGCTGCCTGTTTAGACTTAGACAATTTCTTTGACTTGGGCATAGACGGCATCTCCTAACCCTCAAACCATAGACGGCACGGCAATAGACTCTATATTGTGAGACGCTCTATGCCCAGGGGCTGCTTTTTCTAGGTATTTTTAACAATTGGTGCTTAGGCATTAAGCAGCTTCATGCCTGAAATTGCTGCCTAATGTCTACTTTAAGCATCTTTGCTCCAGCCTAGAGCCGTGGCTATCTGATCACCCAAGGTACCGGGGTCAATTGGCTTGAGGACGATCGCCCTAGCGCCTCATTCAGCGTATTGCCGATGAGTTGCCAAATTAGCCGTAGCCGTCAGCATAATGACTGGAATCGGTTGCGTGGTAGCATCTGTTTTCAGGTGTGTGAGTGTTGCCAATCCGTCTACATCTGGCATCATTACATCTAGCAGAATGGCATCTGGTTGCTGAGACATTGCGATCGCAATGCCATCTTGACTACTGCCTGCCGTTAGCACATCCCATTGTTTAGTCAGTTCTAGACTAATTTTCGTAATTTCACGGATATCCGGCTCATCATCAATAATTAAAACTCGCTTCATAATTATCAGCTACGTAATGCAAAACAGCTACCCTAAACCATAGTATCGATAAGCTAGCCACAAATTTAACTAGTTTCAACTCAGTGTATCTCCAGACTTAAGTGAATTTCCAGATGTTCAGAGTGTTGGTGTGAGTAGTTGGAGCGCTGCTTGTAATGTATCAGCCTCACGGGCAGGTTTATCTTTGCGCCAGCGAAGAATGCGGGGAAAGCGGACAGAAATTCCTGATTTGTGGCGATTTGATTGGGTAATGCCCTCAAAACCAATCTCGAAGACTTGGATAGGTTCTACTGATCGCACAGGGCCAAACTTTTCGATCGTATGGCGACGAATCCAGCGATCCAACTCTTCAATCTCAGCATTATCCAATCCAGAGTAAGCTTTAGCGAAGGACACTAAATTATCCCCTTGCCATAGAGCAAACGTGTAGTCAGTAAAGAGGTTAGCACGCTTGCCGCTGCCCGCCTGTGCATAGATCAACACTGCATCGAGACTCATTGGCTCCACCTTATATTTCCACCAGTAGCCACGTTTACGCCCTGCTAGGTAGGGGCTATTAAGGGCTTTTAACACCAAGCCCTCGGCTCCATGTTCCCTGGCTTGGCTCCGGTGCGATCGGAGTTCTTCCCAAGAAGCACAAGGCACGATGGTCGAAAGGCTAAACAACGATGAATCAGTGGTTGCCAACGCCTGGGTTAGTAGGGTTCGCCGCTCTACTAGGGGAAACTCCCGAATGTCTTGGCAGTCATACTCCAAGAGGTCATAGGCAATAAAATGCACAGGGTGGGCTTGCATTACTGCTTGGGTAATACGCTTGCGTCCTAGGCGTTTTTGTAAATGGTTAAAGCTCAAGGGTCGATTATCTTGCCAGCAGAGGATTTCACCATCTAGCACCAAACCATCAGGCAGGGTTTGTAGGGCCGTAGCTAGTTCTGGAAACTGGTCTGTAATCAAGTCTTCTCCCCGCGACCAGATGAACACCTCACCAGCTCGGTGAATCAGTTGAGCGCGAATGCCATCCCATTTCCATTCCACTTGGTAGGTTGTGAGGTCTTCTTGGGCAAATTTGTCTTCTTCTAAGGGTGAAGCCAGAAAAAAGGGATAGGGTTGACTGGGCGATCGTACAGTTGCGTCTCGTTGGATGAGCGTTTGGTAGAACTCTACAGTGGGTGTAAAGTCGCCCATCAGCCGATGCGCCATCACGGCTTCAGAAATGCCAAACTCAGCAGCCAGTGCTCGAATGACTAATTTTTCTGACACGCCTACCCGAAAGGCTCCGGTCAGAACTTTGTTGAGCACAAAGATCTCAGTTCCTTGCAGGGCGGCCCACCAAGCGACAATCATATCGCGCTGCTCAGCATCCGATCGTGCTGTCTTCACCGTAGGAATAATCTCCTCCATCCACCGCCATAGGGGAATGTTGCCAGTTTCAGGGTTCACATAGGACGCAAGATTTGCCGTAGGTGGTGATACATCAGGCAATTTAATATCAGGTAGCAACAGGGCAATCACTTCAGCACTATCACCCGTGTGGGCATAGCAATCTTCAAACAGCCACTCAGGGATGTTGCTAATTTGCAGGAACGTATCTCGTAACATCTTGGAGGTGACCAATCGTTTCCGGGTTTTTCCCAGCAGCAGATACAGTGCCCAGACAGCACTAGCAGGCTCGGCTTCTCGAAAATAGTGGCGTAGAGCATTGACCTTAGCGTTAATGGAGGTAGTGCTGTCGATCGCCTGAAATAATTGTGTAAAGTGCTTCATAGCCCCTAAGTCCTCAGCTATCGCCCTCGCCCTCAAATAATGTCTGTAAAGGCATGGCATTTAACCCCTGCACTTCGGTCAAATATCGCGATAGCACGTCGGTCTGTCCGTGGGTCACATACACGGTACTGGCTCCTGTTGCTTGCACTGTAGTCACTAACCCTTGCCAATCGGCATGATCAGACAGCACAAAGCCTCGCTCGTAACCCCGACGGCGGCGAGCGCCCCGCACTGCCATCCACCCAGAGGCGAAGGCCGTCTGAGGCTGGGGGAACCGCTTCATCCAGCTAGAGCGATGGGCGGAGGGAGGGGCTAATATCAAATCGCCAGCAAATTTGTAGTCACGGGGCATGGCAGCAACGGGCTTGGTAGGTGCCATGGGAACTCCAACTTGGCGATAAATCTCCGTGAGCACGTGGATAGCTCCATGCAGGTAGATGGGTCGATCGCTCCATGGGCGCAACTCACTCAAAATCCGTTGTGCTTTACCAAAGGCATAGCAAAAGAGCAAGGAGGGATGCTCTGGTTCACTTTGCCACCAGTCATAAATCTGCCGACAGCTATCGGTGCCAGACTGCCAACGATAGATAGGCAAGCCAAAGGTAGCTTCGGTAATGAATGTGTCACAGGGCACTACTTCAAACGGATCGCAGGTAGGGTCAGGACAGCGTTTGTAATCTCCAGAGACTACCCAAACTTGGTCTCTTGCTTCTACTCGAATCTGAGCAGACCCTAACACATGTCCGGCTGGATGAAACGATACCCAGGTGCTCCCTAGTTTCAATTTTTCTCCGTAGGTGACACCCTGGAGGCTGATGGCGCTACCTAGGCGATCGGTAAGAATACCCGCAGAAATTGCTGTAGCAATGTAATGCCGACATCCTGGACGGGCGTGATCGGAGTGAGCATGGGTAATCAGGGCGTTGTCTACAGGTCGCCAGGGATCAATGAAGAAATCGCCTGCCTCGCAGTACAACCCTTCAGGACGAACGGTGATTAGGGTCATGGACGACATCCAGCAAAGGAAGAAACTGGGAATGGTATGTCAAGCACAGATTTTCCGTAATAATGGCTGCCGATAATTTGGCATCCAAGTCCATAGCTGAACAGTATCCTAATCATGGTTCAACGGAGAGGGGGGGATTCGAACCCCCGAAACCTTTCAGTTTGCTCGATTTCAAGTCGAGTGCAATCGACCACTCTGCCACCTCTCCGGGCGGTTTTCCATGTGCTAGTCTATTTTACTCCCCTGTGGTCAGATCTGTCAGGCACGACTTGAGACTGACTTGTATTGTGGGCACTAACTGGGGGTGTAACTGATGAGATTGTGCGATCGTGCCCTGGGCATCTACCCAGACTTGGTGAACTGTGTTGACTTGTCCTTGGTAGAGGGAAACTAAGGAAAAATTGTGGAGTGTTGTCCCTTCAACGGTGATAATCCGAGGAACGGAGGCTGCATTGAGATAGAAGGTATTGCGAGCATCACGGCACAGACTGATGCGCAGT encodes:
- a CDS encoding tetratricopeptide repeat protein; amino-acid sequence: MPKSKKLSKSKQAARGFWSSSHTQANHPTIRDAKALAARGRFRDAQQVLDYLVKQSPQRIDLWQELADVSRELQDATGYERACEHLVELDPTPDHLMGLLAAYLQTVRPMLAIQTCHRLLATSPDLGRAEDIQRTLKELQAKSTELLQEIGLSGEDAQELAALHEQMQVKMEQGNIDAALRVADELLARKPDFVPALNNLSMMQYLRGDVSAAIATAERTLTIDPHNAHALSNLIRYLHFAGRTDEAMTYVDRLKAVDTSRAVNFIKQAEALSYLGLDQDVLNVAEIAAKSGFQNGLLSHFAGAAALRLGHHDDARRYWQQAVKLTPYLEIAQENLDDLSKPIGQRHAPYAFRLMEWLLSCIWENLAAKITANDDRTQEETVAIAQAFLQDHPEFQRMAPTLLERGDKLSREAVIYLAKASRSPELLALLREFAFSQWGSDESRHSAAIVAQEAGLIPPGRVRMWLQGEWRDIYLMSFEITNEPQNQLSPKAQKLLERSLTLLRQQKGVEAEKLLKEALDLEPDAPSLYNNLAVAYTIQDRTEEAEALIHEIHERFPDYVLGRTALAKFYAHAGEFDRANELLQPLFSYSKFHVAEYSALCDAQITILHAKGELDGATAWVKMWQNVTPDHPTLRYWQYQLTSKL
- a CDS encoding ligase-associated DNA damage response exonuclease gives rise to the protein MTLITVRPEGLYCEAGDFFIDPWRPVDNALITHAHSDHARPGCRHYIATAISAGILTDRLGSAISLQGVTYGEKLKLGSTWVSFHPAGHVLGSAQIRVEARDQVWVVSGDYKRCPDPTCDPFEVVPCDTFITEATFGLPIYRWQSGTDSCRQIYDWWQSEPEHPSLLFCYAFGKAQRILSELRPWSDRPIYLHGAIHVLTEIYRQVGVPMAPTKPVAAMPRDYKFAGDLILAPPSAHRSSWMKRFPQPQTAFASGWMAVRGARRRRGYERGFVLSDHADWQGLVTTVQATGASTVYVTHGQTDVLSRYLTEVQGLNAMPLQTLFEGEGDS
- a CDS encoding ATP-dependent DNA ligase, with product MKHFTQLFQAIDSTTSINAKVNALRHYFREAEPASAVWALYLLLGKTRKRLVTSKMLRDTFLQISNIPEWLFEDCYAHTGDSAEVIALLLPDIKLPDVSPPTANLASYVNPETGNIPLWRWMEEIIPTVKTARSDAEQRDMIVAWWAALQGTEIFVLNKVLTGAFRVGVSEKLVIRALAAEFGISEAVMAHRLMGDFTPTVEFYQTLIQRDATVRSPSQPYPFFLASPLEEDKFAQEDLTTYQVEWKWDGIRAQLIHRAGEVFIWSRGEDLITDQFPELATALQTLPDGLVLDGEILCWQDNRPLSFNHLQKRLGRKRITQAVMQAHPVHFIAYDLLEYDCQDIREFPLVERRTLLTQALATTDSSLFSLSTIVPCASWEELRSHRSQAREHGAEGLVLKALNSPYLAGRKRGYWWKYKVEPMSLDAVLIYAQAGSGKRANLFTDYTFALWQGDNLVSFAKAYSGLDNAEIEELDRWIRRHTIEKFGPVRSVEPIQVFEIGFEGITQSNRHKSGISVRFPRILRWRKDKPAREADTLQAALQLLTPTL
- a CDS encoding LysR family transcriptional regulator; translated protein: MDKFDRLLAFSQVVKHGGFAAAARHMGLSRSAVSKLILALEHDLGVQLLHRSTRVVTPTETGLAFYDRCIDILTSLEEAERAVTQLHKQPRGRLRINAPMSFGTMYLSPTLADFLVQYPDIQVQLTLNDRIVDPIDEGFDITVRIAQPPSSASLIVQPLVPAPRVLCASPTYLATHGEPTHPLELRHHSCLHYGQLAADDRWVLTGPDGDHTVTVQGRLCSNNGEVLRDAAIRSLGITLLPRFIIEPALQQGLLQITLPDYHPPELLILLIYPVQRHLSAAVQILIEFLRTRLAIDARSEI